In Trichocoleus desertorum ATA4-8-CV12, a single genomic region encodes these proteins:
- a CDS encoding phosphomannose isomerase type II C-terminal cupin domain, whose product MIQVSSHSSAMATSNPAPTTVATTELRPWGSFTVLEEGRGYKIKRIEVKPGHRLSLQMHHHRSEHWIVLSGTARVFCDGQELTLYNNQSTYVPQCTQHRLENPGVILLVLIEVQNGDYLGEDDIVRFQDDYNRQPSLAVTP is encoded by the coding sequence ATGATTCAAGTAAGCTCGCATTCTTCAGCGATGGCAACCTCCAACCCTGCACCGACTACTGTTGCCACCACCGAATTACGCCCCTGGGGATCATTCACCGTTCTTGAAGAAGGTAGAGGCTACAAGATTAAGCGCATTGAAGTTAAACCAGGTCATCGCCTCAGTTTGCAAATGCATCACCACCGCAGCGAACATTGGATTGTGCTTTCTGGCACAGCGCGAGTGTTTTGCGATGGACAAGAATTAACCCTTTACAACAACCAATCTACTTATGTCCCTCAATGCACCCAACATCGGCTAGAAAATCCCGGCGTGATTCTGCTGGTTTTGATTGAAGTGCAAAACGGTGATTACTTAGGAGAAGACGACATTGTGCGGTTCCAAGATGACTACAATCGTCAGCCCAGTTTGGCAGTTACTCCTTAG
- a CDS encoding glycosyltransferase, with translation MKVALVHDYLTQKGGAERVFELLCKRYPKADIFTSLYDPKRTIDLGDRSVNTTLLQRIPGASKYFRLLAPFYFSAFRALDLRDYDLIISSSTSFAKAVRKGPGARHICFCHNVTRFLWDTQTYLREYGTYSRFYPLLESVFRMMRNLDLQYAQEPDLYIANSSVVAKRIQQTYGKPAMVINYPIDSSKFLFADQKEDFYLASARLISYKRLDVIIEAFNWLGWPLLITGDGPERSRLEAQALGNIRFLGHVSDTKRTQLMAQARSVVVAALEDYGLVPVEANASGTPVISYGAGGVLDTQVPGKTGVFFNRQTPEALQTALCEASDMTWDYSNIRQHAMSKFSEEAFFEQVDQVIDQAIY, from the coding sequence ATGAAAGTTGCTTTAGTTCATGACTACTTGACGCAAAAAGGTGGCGCAGAACGAGTCTTTGAATTGCTTTGTAAGCGATATCCTAAGGCCGATATCTTTACCTCACTCTACGATCCTAAACGAACAATTGACTTAGGAGATCGTTCCGTCAACACAACTTTACTTCAGCGGATTCCAGGGGCAAGCAAGTACTTTCGGCTATTAGCTCCGTTCTACTTTTCAGCTTTTCGAGCGTTGGACTTGCGAGACTATGACCTGATTATTAGCAGCAGCACTAGTTTTGCGAAAGCGGTAAGAAAAGGTCCAGGTGCACGCCATATTTGTTTTTGTCACAATGTGACTCGTTTTCTGTGGGATACCCAGACCTATTTACGGGAGTACGGTACATATTCCAGATTCTACCCACTGCTAGAAAGCGTTTTCCGCATGATGCGCAATTTAGATTTGCAATATGCTCAGGAGCCTGATCTTTATATTGCCAATTCTAGTGTGGTGGCGAAGCGCATTCAGCAGACTTATGGCAAGCCCGCGATGGTGATTAACTATCCGATTGACAGCAGTAAGTTTTTGTTCGCAGACCAAAAAGAAGACTTTTACTTAGCATCGGCTCGGCTAATTAGCTATAAGCGTCTGGATGTGATCATTGAGGCATTTAACTGGCTGGGATGGCCTCTGTTGATTACAGGCGATGGACCAGAGCGATCGCGCCTAGAGGCCCAAGCTTTGGGTAACATCCGGTTTCTTGGTCATGTCAGTGACACTAAACGGACTCAACTGATGGCTCAGGCTCGCTCAGTGGTGGTAGCAGCCCTGGAAGATTATGGGTTAGTGCCTGTAGAAGCCAATGCTAGCGGCACTCCCGTGATTTCTTATGGAGCTGGGGGAGTGCTAGATACGCAGGTGCCAGGAAAAACGGGTGTCTTTTTCAATCGCCAAACCCCAGAAGCGCTACAAACAGCTTTATGCGAAGCCTCGGATATGACTTGGGATTACAGTAACATCCGCCAACACGCGATGAGCAAATTTTCGGAAGAGGCGTTCTTTGAGCAAGTTGATCAGGTGATTGACCAAGCTATTTACTAA